The window TGAAAGCTTTGTGCAGAATAATCTATTTAATATATAgttgttttgtattatgttaCCTTTGAGCATGTGAGCCAACAGTGCGCGTGCACTGACCAATAACCAGAGAGCGCGGTGAGGACGTGCGCAATCCCGATGGCCGCTAACGACAGGAGGCCTGCCTCCGGATACTCATTGGCACCATATACTCCCAACCACACGTACAGCCACCCAGGATACAGAATAGCCAAGAATGGAAGAACAGTCCCGTGTAGAAACCGGGGTCTTCGCCTGTACAGCGTTACGGAGCTCACCAGCTCGTCCCCGGTGGCGCTGTCATGCTGGTTATGGTTTACAGAGGGGGCCATTTGCACCTCACCCGGTTCCAGGAGCCCATCCGTGTCTGATCTCCCGTCTTTCTTAACGTCGTTCATCGCTCTTTACTCTCACCCGGGCCCCTCTGTCCCCCACCACAGCTCCAGCCCCCTGTAGCCTCTAAAAACACCTGAAGAGAAGCGATGCCAGATCGAGCTTTCAGATTCCCTTCACTGAATCGCTCAGTCTGTGATGGAGGCTTCCGCATACGTAAGCGCGTTATGGTGCGCGATCGACGTGAATCAAACCTGTGGATAAGCGTCGTTCATTTGCaccttttgtacatttcaagaGATCATCGttaaaaacaggaaatggaATGCGCAGAAAAAACATTGTGGTTCCCTATTTTATTGAGTGTACTAATTGTatcatagtgtgtgtgtgtatatcccTTTAAAACCTCCCTGTTGATGGGCGTCTGTGTTTGACAGATGTATTCTGAACCAATAACATTGTGAACATATCTGACGATAATGTTGTTTCAGCCAATCCTTTAGAAAAGGGGTGTGAGCGGTAGTAAAACGCTCCATATCCTCACATGCAGCTGAAGGACTACTGTTTTATCTTGTTTATGAGATTtcttttgattgatttttaagGAACGCGGAAAATGTAAGAATAATCAGTTTGTAGCTTACGTTCCCTTGCCCACATACATTTGTTATCTATTATAGGGCTGTATGTTTTCGTCAATTGAATTCTTCCTTGATGTagtatgtttattttgtggTAATTATTGGGTTATTAATTGCTCTTTTGATCTTTCAGGCAGGCTGCTTTTGATATCACCACTAAATATTGTCAAAAGGAAATGGAGGCGTATGGGTCCTGTGTAGCTTCAAATCCATCCTCCTGGCAACAAACTTGCCATGATTTGAAGATGAAGGTTGCACATTGCACttcctcacagtaagaagatCAAATATGCCCAATTTTGTTATTACATAAACATACAGCTATGGTTTTATCATGCTGAATTTGCAGTATATTTTTGTCTGAAGCCCAGTCATCCAGAAGATTAGACAAGGATGTTCTAAGGAGTTTGTGGACTTTGAGAAGTGTCTCAgagaaaaccaggacaaacctaCCTCTTGTTCGCCTCATGTGGCACGGTTTCTAGCATGTGCAGAGACAGTGGATCTGAGTCAAGTGGGTAAGTCATTTTCAATCAAGAGAGGCTATAGTGATGAACAATGTTCAAGTTGTTCCAAAGATTAagtgtgtgtatttttcttttttccttttcagaCACAAGTGCAGTGCCTCAGTCACCATAGTAAAATATCTTCGTGTTTGGCCTCCACAACATCATTCAACCTTTTATCATGGACGGGAGAAATTACATTTTCATGaatttcatattattttttgtactaTATTTATTGTCACTGCTAGCggcaaaataataaatgatgagCCGAATTTCTTAACTAGTTTGCTGGTTGTTTGTATTAAATGGGCACAATGTACATTTCTGGTGTATGGTCCATCATCTGCCTGTTACCATAGAAATGTTATGGATTTgccgagaatgttccacagtatggcattaaactgacatgtctccatagagataagcatGTGACACCACTGggtcaagttactggtcagatgaGTGGAGAGAGGGCCATgctcacaataaaaatgcagGGGGCTTTTTTGAGCAACAGAAAATAAAGTGTATAAATTATGAATATATGCAAGATAGAggatactgtggagcattccaggcaaagcaggtTGCAGACCCCTCACCAAAAACTTTACATAATgcaataatgcattttaaggTCATATAAGATTAgttattattcttttttgagTTGTATTGGTGAATTGTTAATCTGGAATGTGTGGCTCCCCCTCACAGGCTCTTGGCCACTCAttgacaaagacacagggagtttgagaagaggagagtcagaggaggaggttgCTGTGTGGACGTCTAAtgggcaggagcagagggaggataGTGAGTTATGAGCTCTGTGACCACTGAGTTGGGAAATTTCAGGTTCACTTATCAAAGCTGAGTGTAGTGTGTGATACAGTGAGGTTTATCAAGGTCAATGTAATAGATGTGTCAAGTTTAGGACAaaataattttcacacatgtttaaaaggtGACACCGCACATTGTATTGAGGATACGGCAACATTACATTCAAGGAACATCACTGTCAGTTACTGAACAAACTTAGAGAAAACTTAGACTTTAGTATTAcacaaatcacattcacagaaactcactgtaaaaatatagattaaagtttaacataACATCAGTGAAAATGCCACAAGCTTTTGCCACTCAATGATGCCTAAATGAGACATTATCTTGCTATTCCTATATTACTCGGCACCACATGGTCCGCTGAACGTGGTCCAACAAAGGTGCAGATTTTAAGACCTACGCGGTGACACATAAATATCATGCTACAGATTAAATAGTTGATTATTACAGTAGGTACAAAATATTTAGCTAACAACATCTTATTGAGATGTTAAAGAAGTTAACTACAACAAATAATTATAACACAGTGATACTCACATTTACATATTGTGCACATGGTGCGCCTAGTGTCCTATGTTTTGGGGATTTAAGATCCATTGGTTCGATGTGTCTTTAAGACTACATTAAATGAGAAAGGGAAAGTAACAACCCTGTTTCCACATAAGGCATTTTAAATGACCCTgtcagaagattttttttttttttcatgtttttggcaCATACCTTTCTAAATGCCACGCATTAAAAGCTAGAGAGGTTATCTTGGATGGATATTTTAATTGTCATTGATGCAGTACTTGTAGTCAGTGGGCAGGCCAGCACAATATCCTGAGTATGAGCTCAGgaaacataaacatacacacaaacctgagagcaaaactgtacactagtCCATACAGTCCTGAATAACCTGCAGTCCGTCATAAAAGCAACAGACCTGTTTCCAATATTTTACCCATTCAGTGTGgagtctttttgttttttatgaagaGTTATTACTTTGTTCTGCAATCTAAGATGGGCCTCATTTTCCCATGGTAAAATATTATAACCAAACTGAGGTCTTTACATGTTTATATTTCCAGCATATGATCTATAGGAAAGACAGTTGAAGAATGTAAGAGTCTAATGCATGATATATCATGATAAATTATTGTATATTTAGGCCTCTGTTAAAAGcatagaaatgttgttgttgttatggtGTTTCCGCAGCAGTGTCCAAATGTTCAGACTCCCGATAGCTGCATCTCTGAGGTGGAAAGTGGACTTAGTTTGAGGGCAGTGAGTTTATAGGGGTCAGGAGGTGAAGTAGGAGTTCTGCATGGAGTAGAGGCGGTCAATGGGGTTTCCCACACGGCCCGGCAGGAGCCCACCATCTCCTGCCGCTAGGAGGCAGTCTCCGAGGTGACCAAGGCTCCCGTCACTGTCGAGGTCATGAAACACCGTCTCAGAATCTGCATGAGGAAATAACAGTTTTTAATAGACCTTATTCTCACACAGTGAAGGATTTGATGTATGTAAGTTTGTAATGGCCTTGGGGTTTGGCACAGATGGCGTATTGTCAGCCTCAACATGTCCCAGCTCTGACTGTTTTCTGAATATCTCCTTGCTTTCTTCCCTATGTTATACTTACTACTACTGTCCAGTGTTGCCCATGAGCCCAAAGTTAGAGAAAATAACGCACCCCTAGTTCAAGATTCAGTAAAAAAGAGCATGCATGTTTTGTATATATTCAAAGATCTTCCACAAAGAGGGATTTGTTTTAAGCATTTATTTTTAGTGTAACCATTGTGTAATGATCTACTGAGGTCGGTTAGCTTGGTCGGTAGGTTAATTAAATCTTATTCTGgttaaatttgtcctctgcatttgacctagtCTTCAGTTAGTCACAAGTTGAGGGTTTCCATGCAGGGGATGGCGACCCATCTCTAGGTttgaactccacacagaaaaggcTGAGTGGGCAGGGAGGTAAACCTgagaccttcttgctgtgatgCAGGGAGCTCACCACTCAGCCATTGTGCTGTCTTAATCACCATACTGCACCTAAAATTGTTCTTGCATTGAAAATTCATATAATAATACGCTTGTTTGTTCAGTGCGTTTTGTGTACAATCATCAAATATAGTTATAATGTATATCCTCTATTATTATATATGACATGCCCTGCCCTGTAAATATATTCTTTCTGTCTTACCATAGGGATGAAGTTGCTCGCTGCCCAGCTGAGGGGGTGTAAGACCGTGTCGAAAGGACTCCCCTCCGTAGATGTCCAGGGCAAGTAGCTGCTGACGTGGCAAGGAAGGATATCCCAGGATACCATCCATTCCGTGGGTACTAGAGCCGTCTTTGTTGAGACAAGAATCCCCCTCAGTCAAACTAAATTAAACggtattttctttttcctcagTGTGACATTTGAAATTCTTACCCTCACTGTCGTCGTTGCTCTGACGCCCCCCTCGGCTCGGCCCTCTCCGGCTTCCTCCCAGCTgctcttgctcctgctgctgctgctgttgttgctgctgtcgACGGGCTATTTTCTTCATCTAAGACACACAAGCACCCACATTTTAGCTATGATCAGATATGCCCTTGCCAACTTTTACTGCtgaagggtccgccacctgtttgtcttcccGTAGAGGTTATTTACTGAATGGATTTGAGTTATTCATTCTTGACGCTATCAGCTCCACTTGGGCTGATAGCGTCAAGTGGAGATAAGCACTTGCTGCTATCAgcccaaattacaggtcagatctatggagagccAAACCCGCTCACTGTAATAATTAAGTCTTAGTTTTCAAATATAAGAAAGATTAAGTttaaatgccatagtgtggatcGCTCcatacaaagaaataacatctccatggagatcagcaggtggtgaaccctcatcagaaacattacataatgcacctttaactaaatATTGTTTGTAAAGAAGGTGAAGTCCGAccttggctctttggttttgaAACCACACTTGAACCACACGCACCGTCAGCCCCGTCTCAGCGGCTAGTGTCTCTCTCACCTGCAGAGACACACAGTTAGTACAAAAAACAAGCCGGCATAACATTATGATCACTGCCCAGTAAGTAAACTAGTTGAGTGGTAATGCTTCCACACTTCCCAAACCACTGCTCGTTTTCTTTAaccacttcttcttcttctagttctGACCACCCCAAACGTGCTGGGGGGTCAGCTCACATATTCACTCTTTGTCTCTGCGTTGCTCATATTATGTACAATCGCTATGTAATATTCCAtgtataaacaataaaaagtagatTATCAGGTGAATACAATTACATTTATCTGTCTTTATGTTATGCCTGATTGgtatattattttgtgtgttcaGAATGTGTAAGACAAATATACCCACCTTGCGGCAGGGCTTAGCGGACACTTCAAACGATGCCTTGAATGCTCTGCGCTGCTGCGTGGTCAAGATGGTGCGAGGTCTTTTGGATCGCTTATGTTCTTTGCTTTCgtctccccctttccctccgcctgatcctcctcctccatcctcatCTTCACTCTTCACTGATCAAGGTCAACAGAAAAACAATGAGCCCTTATGAGACACAGGGGTTTCCACAGAGATGATAGGAAACATTGCACAAGGCCTTAAAGCTGGCCAAAGTAGGAGTGAAATGTCAGGTCACCATAGTTTAGGGCTGACCAAAGCCGAGATCACTCCTGTGATTTGGTTCAGTGCTCTGTGCAAACTTCTCTATGGTTATTAGCTGAAACATTTTGACAGagttcactttttaaatgaaaagaaaaactagCCAATTTTTGTACCTAACGTTTGTGGATATTAGTTACCAGGTACTTGGTAACTAATATCCACAATGCCCAAAAAGCCCAAAAAGCTCAtttaaaatgctttaataacttagcAGTTTACAATGTTttcaaa of the Periophthalmus magnuspinnatus isolate fPerMag1 chromosome 8, fPerMag1.2.pri, whole genome shotgun sequence genome contains:
- the LOC117374464 gene encoding coiled-coil-helix-coiled-coil-helix domain-containing protein 5, yielding MQAAFDITTKYCQKEMEAYGSCVASNPSSWQQTCHDLKMKVAHCTSSHPVIQKIRQGCSKEFVDFEKCLRENQDKPTSCSPHVARFLACAETVDLSQVDTSAVPQSP
- the lmx1al gene encoding LIM homeobox transcription factor 1-alpha, yielding MNYALWVVRHRLHNNKSVFLDQSFLQFFMLPTEISAGVCFTSSDHTEGRREGMKTEESQQSCLQQPPSSTPFGPEFRGGGELCAGCESPIADRFLLRVNERSWHETCVKCAVCLSALSGTCYCRDRLLYCKHDYEKLFVRKCSACLQVIGRSELIMRVLGQVYHLGCFSCCECERRLQRGDEFVLKEGQLLCRMDYEKEREMLAAISPTPTESVKSEDEDGGGGSGGGKGGDESKEHKRSKRPRTILTTQQRRAFKASFEVSAKPCRKVRETLAAETGLTVRVVQVWFQNQRAKMKKIARRQQQQQQQQQEQEQLGGSRRGPSRGGRQSNDDSEDGSSTHGMDGILGYPSLPRQQLLALDIYGGESFRHGLTPPQLGSEQLHPYDSETVFHDLDSDGSLGHLGDCLLAAGDGGLLPGRVGNPIDRLYSMQNSYFTS